In one Pseudomonas sp. MM211 genomic region, the following are encoded:
- the mqo gene encoding malate dehydrogenase (quinone): MAQNDYEAVDVVLVGAGIMSATLAVLLKELDPGIKLEVVEAMDSGAVESSNPWNNAGTGHAGLCELNYTPESADGSIDIKKAVSINAQFEESKQFWAYLVKKGTFGSPKTFINSVPHLSFVRGQKGVDYLKKRFESLRVHHAFEDMVYSEDRETMAQWMPLMMPGRDSSEPIAATRVANGTDINFGALTKSLLDYLVQQSNARVTCNQRVTDLTRNEHGWRVSTKDPKSGNHREIQARFVFLGAGGGALPLLQMSGIPEGKGFGGFPVSGQWLRCDNPEVVNQHQAKVYSQAEVGSPPMSVPHLDTRVVDGKKSLLFGPYAGFTTKFLKKGSFLDLPMSVRLNNIGPMLAVARDNFDLTRYLVKEVMQSHDQRLNTLRGFYPEAKASDWRLEIAGQRVQIIKKDAKKGGILQFGTELVAAKDGSIAALLGASPGASVTVSIMLDLIRRCFPDKAASAEWSSKLHEIFPAPYAVLSSDAEQYRAVQSQSDALLQLQELQQV; this comes from the coding sequence ATGGCGCAGAACGATTACGAAGCTGTAGATGTAGTGCTGGTTGGAGCCGGCATCATGAGCGCAACGCTGGCCGTGCTGCTCAAGGAACTCGATCCGGGCATCAAGCTGGAAGTCGTGGAAGCGATGGACTCCGGCGCGGTGGAAAGCTCCAACCCGTGGAATAACGCAGGTACTGGCCACGCCGGCCTGTGCGAGCTCAACTACACCCCTGAGTCCGCTGACGGCTCCATCGACATCAAGAAAGCGGTGAGCATCAACGCCCAGTTCGAAGAGTCCAAACAGTTCTGGGCCTACCTGGTCAAGAAAGGTACGTTCGGCTCGCCGAAGACCTTTATCAACTCGGTTCCACACCTCAGTTTCGTGCGTGGCCAGAAAGGCGTCGACTACCTGAAGAAGCGCTTCGAGTCCCTGCGTGTACACCACGCCTTCGAAGACATGGTGTACAGCGAAGACCGCGAGACCATGGCCCAGTGGATGCCTCTGATGATGCCAGGCCGTGATTCCAGTGAGCCGATTGCAGCGACCCGCGTGGCTAACGGCACCGACATCAATTTCGGCGCGCTGACCAAGAGCCTGCTGGACTACCTGGTGCAGCAGAGCAACGCTCGCGTGACCTGCAACCAGCGAGTCACCGATCTGACCCGCAACGAGCACGGTTGGCGTGTGAGCACCAAAGACCCGAAAAGCGGCAATCATCGCGAAATTCAGGCCCGCTTCGTGTTCCTCGGTGCCGGTGGCGGTGCCCTGCCCCTGCTGCAGATGTCGGGCATTCCGGAAGGAAAGGGCTTCGGCGGCTTCCCGGTCAGCGGCCAGTGGCTGCGCTGCGATAATCCGGAAGTGGTCAACCAGCACCAGGCCAAGGTGTACAGCCAGGCCGAAGTGGGCTCGCCCCCCATGTCGGTGCCGCACCTGGACACCCGCGTGGTCGATGGCAAGAAATCTTTGCTGTTCGGGCCCTACGCGGGTTTCACCACCAAATTCCTGAAAAAGGGCTCGTTCCTCGACCTGCCCATGTCGGTGCGCCTCAACAACATCGGCCCGATGCTGGCGGTGGCTCGCGACAACTTCGACCTGACCCGTTACCTGGTCAAGGAAGTCATGCAGTCCCACGATCAGCGTCTCAATACGCTGCGCGGCTTCTACCCTGAAGCCAAGGCCAGTGACTGGCGTCTGGAGATTGCCGGACAGCGCGTGCAGATCATCAAGAAAGACGCCAAAAAAGGCGGCATCCTGCAATTCGGTACCGAGCTGGTAGCGGCCAAAGACGGCTCCATCGCCGCTCTGCTGGGCGCTTCGCCGGGCGCTTCGGTGACGGTCTCGATCATGCTCGATCTGATCCGCCGCTGCTTCCCCGACAAGGCGGCCTCGGCCGAGTGGAGCAGCAAGTTGCACGAGATCTTCCCGGCACCCTATGCGGTATTGAGCAGCGATGCCGAGCAATATCGTGCGGTGCAGTCGCAGTCGGACGCACTACTGCAATTGCAAGAACTGCAGCAGGTGTGA
- the rpoS gene encoding RNA polymerase sigma factor RpoS: MALISKEAPEFDIDDEVLLMEPDIDLDDGAGEQAGKKTAARSKAKQSTGSKQHKYIDYTRALDATQLYLNEIGFSPLLTPEEEVFFARLAQKGDPAGRKRMIESNLRLVVKIARRYINRGLSLLDLIEEGNLGLIRAVEKFDPERGFRFSTYATWWIRQTIERAIMNQTRTIRLPIHVVKELNVYLRAARELTQKLDHEPSPEEIANLLEKPVGEVKRMLGLNERVSSVDVSLGPDSDKTLLDTLTDDRPTDPCELLQDDDLSQSIDQWLSELTDKQREVVVRRFGLRGHENCTLEEVGQEIGLTRERVRQIQVEALKRLREILEKNGLSADSLFQ, translated from the coding sequence ATGGCACTCATTTCTAAAGAAGCGCCGGAGTTTGACATCGACGATGAAGTGCTCCTTATGGAGCCCGACATTGATCTTGACGATGGGGCTGGCGAGCAGGCAGGTAAAAAGACCGCTGCGCGCAGTAAGGCCAAGCAATCCACCGGCAGCAAGCAACACAAGTATATCGACTACACCCGGGCGCTAGACGCCACTCAGCTTTACCTCAACGAAATCGGTTTTTCCCCATTGCTTACCCCGGAAGAGGAAGTGTTCTTCGCGCGTCTGGCGCAGAAGGGCGACCCTGCCGGCCGCAAGCGCATGATCGAGAGCAACCTACGCCTGGTGGTCAAGATCGCTAGGCGTTACATCAACCGTGGGCTCTCCCTTCTAGACTTAATAGAGGAGGGCAATCTCGGTCTGATTCGGGCTGTTGAAAAATTCGATCCCGAGCGTGGTTTCCGGTTTTCTACCTACGCCACCTGGTGGATCCGGCAGACCATCGAACGGGCGATCATGAATCAGACCCGCACCATTCGCCTGCCCATCCATGTGGTCAAGGAGCTCAATGTCTACCTGCGCGCCGCGCGGGAACTGACGCAGAAGCTCGATCACGAGCCGTCCCCCGAAGAAATCGCCAACCTGTTGGAGAAGCCGGTGGGTGAGGTCAAGCGGATGCTCGGATTGAATGAGCGTGTATCGTCCGTAGACGTATCGCTTGGCCCTGACTCCGACAAAACGCTACTCGACACCCTGACCGATGATCGCCCCACCGACCCTTGCGAGTTGCTGCAGGATGACGACCTTTCACAAAGCATCGATCAGTGGCTTTCGGAGTTAACGGATAAGCAGCGGGAAGTGGTGGTTCGCCGTTTCGGCTTGCGTGGCCACGAGAACTGTACGCTCGAGGAGGTTGGTCAGGAAATCGGTCTGACCCGCGAGCGGGTACGACAGATCCAGGTGGAAGCACTCAAGCGTTTGCGCGAGATCCTTGAGAAGAACGGCCTTTCCGCCGACTCTCTGTTCCAGTAA
- the ispF gene encoding 2-C-methyl-D-erythritol 2,4-cyclodiphosphate synthase produces the protein MRIGHGYDVHRFGDGDFITLGGVRIPHKFGLVAHSDGDVVLHALSDALLGAVALGDIGKHFPDTDPNFKGADSRVLLRHVLGLIHAKGWKVGNVDATIEAQAPKMAPHIEAMRRLIAEDLQVEQDQVNVKATTTEKLGFVGREEGIAVHAVALLVSA, from the coding sequence ATGCGGATTGGCCATGGTTACGATGTGCACCGCTTCGGCGATGGGGATTTCATTACCCTGGGCGGTGTGCGTATCCCCCACAAGTTCGGCCTGGTTGCCCACTCCGATGGCGATGTGGTGCTGCATGCCCTTTCCGATGCCTTGCTCGGCGCCGTAGCGCTTGGTGACATCGGCAAGCATTTCCCGGACACCGACCCTAACTTCAAGGGCGCTGACAGCCGTGTGCTGTTGCGCCATGTGCTGGGGCTGATTCACGCCAAGGGCTGGAAGGTTGGCAACGTCGACGCCACCATTGAAGCTCAGGCGCCAAAGATGGCGCCGCATATCGAAGCGATGCGCCGGCTGATCGCCGAGGATTTGCAGGTCGAGCAGGATCAGGTCAACGTCAAGGCCACCACCACCGAGAAGCTGGGTTTCGTGGGCCGTGAAGAAGGTATCGCGGTGCATGCCGTGGCCTTGCTGGTCAGCGCATGA
- a CDS encoding putative signal transducing protein, producing the protein MKRIYEPQDLMEGELLRSMLASEGIQAHLIGGHLVGAVGELPACGLLGMLVEDDDAERAQRLIAEYNGAQPLPGDEPDNFQGVLLC; encoded by the coding sequence ATGAAGCGGATCTACGAGCCACAGGATCTTATGGAGGGCGAGCTGTTGAGGAGCATGCTCGCCAGTGAAGGTATTCAGGCGCATCTGATTGGCGGCCACCTAGTCGGTGCGGTCGGCGAGCTGCCGGCCTGCGGCTTGCTCGGGATGCTGGTCGAGGATGACGACGCCGAGCGCGCCCAGCGGTTGATCGCCGAGTACAATGGCGCGCAACCGCTGCCCGGTGACGAACCGGATAATTTTCAGGGTGTGTTGCTGTGCTAA
- a CDS encoding 1-acyl-sn-glycerol-3-phosphate acyltransferase, whose translation MMGEFDSIRPYADAEIPAVLARLLADDAFLDILTQFRFPRLAGPFGWLLKPLIAHRLRSQFRSINSVSALQDTVEPYVDRTVEKATDGVTYSGVETLKSGSAYLFLANHRDIVMDPAFVNYAVYHAGLKTPRIAIGDNLLQRPFVSDLMRLNKSFIVHRSITGRREKLAAYQLLSAYISHSIRNDGESIWIAQAEGRAKDGDDRTDSAILKMFHMSRKDEPFAEVISSLKLTPVSISYEYDPCDQAKALELYTRATTGSYTKQPGEDDKSIALGITGYKGRVHVHFGDPLTSGFEDAKQLATITDAHILTGYRLFPVHYLAYAMWSERDPQLEVPTAEALFDASELAAAKEQWQRRLSNCPSEQQPYLVLQYATPVRNQYRIKAGLPL comes from the coding sequence TTGATGGGCGAATTCGATAGCATCCGACCCTACGCCGACGCGGAAATTCCAGCAGTTCTGGCGCGCCTGTTGGCCGACGATGCGTTCCTCGACATCCTTACCCAGTTCCGTTTCCCGCGCTTGGCGGGACCGTTCGGCTGGCTGCTCAAACCTCTTATAGCTCATCGACTGCGGTCGCAGTTCCGCTCCATCAATTCGGTGAGCGCGCTGCAGGATACCGTCGAGCCCTACGTCGACCGTACCGTCGAGAAAGCCACTGATGGCGTGACCTACTCCGGCGTAGAAACCCTCAAGTCCGGCAGCGCCTATCTGTTCCTGGCCAATCACCGCGACATCGTCATGGATCCAGCCTTCGTCAACTACGCGGTTTACCACGCGGGACTGAAGACGCCACGCATCGCGATCGGTGACAACCTGCTGCAAAGGCCCTTCGTCAGCGACCTGATGCGTCTGAACAAGAGCTTTATCGTGCACCGCTCGATCACTGGCCGCCGCGAAAAGCTGGCGGCTTACCAATTGTTGTCGGCCTACATCAGCCACTCGATTCGCAACGATGGCGAATCGATCTGGATCGCTCAAGCCGAAGGCCGTGCCAAAGACGGTGACGACCGTACCGATTCGGCGATTCTCAAGATGTTCCACATGAGCCGCAAGGACGAGCCATTCGCCGAAGTTATCAGCAGCCTCAAGCTGACTCCCGTGTCGATCAGCTACGAGTATGATCCTTGCGACCAGGCCAAAGCCCTCGAGCTCTATACCCGTGCGACCACCGGTAGCTATACCAAGCAACCAGGCGAAGATGACAAAAGCATCGCCCTAGGCATCACCGGCTACAAAGGCCGTGTACACGTACACTTTGGCGATCCACTGACCAGTGGTTTCGAGGATGCCAAGCAACTTGCGACCATCACCGATGCGCACATTCTCACCGGCTATCGCCTATTTCCCGTGCATTACCTGGCGTATGCCATGTGGAGCGAGCGTGATCCACAGCTTGAGGTACCGACGGCCGAAGCGCTATTCGATGCAAGCGAATTGGCAGCAGCAAAGGAGCAATGGCAGCGACGCCTAAGCAACTGCCCCAGCGAGCAGCAGCCCTATCTGGTCTTGCAGTACGCCACACCAGTGCGCAACCAGTACCGCATCAAGGCTGGCCTTCCTCTCTGA
- a CDS encoding YajG family lipoprotein, with the protein MNRLLFGLVAALSLALAGCAHSPQQITPQPRLIGSLTPVGQGQPVVVRVVDGRPSPVLGTRGGLYPETSAISVAGKDVLPKLQAQAEAAVRLLGFTPSANAYNAPQLTLTLAELKYQSPKEGLYVTEADMTATFRADVQNSNRRYSGRYGASLNQRFGMAPNQETNTKLVSDVLSDALTRTFKDPTLSQILSGQ; encoded by the coding sequence ATGAATCGCCTGTTGTTTGGTCTGGTTGCCGCTCTCAGTCTGGCTCTTGCCGGTTGTGCCCACAGCCCGCAGCAAATCACCCCGCAGCCCAGGCTCATCGGATCCTTGACCCCAGTTGGTCAGGGCCAGCCTGTCGTCGTGCGTGTTGTTGATGGTCGCCCATCCCCGGTTCTGGGAACTCGCGGTGGTCTGTACCCGGAAACCAGCGCCATCAGCGTTGCTGGCAAGGATGTGCTGCCCAAGCTGCAGGCTCAGGCCGAAGCGGCTGTACGCCTGCTAGGTTTCACCCCCTCGGCCAACGCCTACAATGCACCGCAACTGACCCTCACTCTGGCAGAGCTGAAGTATCAGTCGCCCAAGGAAGGCCTCTATGTCACCGAAGCTGACATGACCGCCACCTTCCGCGCCGATGTGCAGAACAGCAATCGTCGTTACAGTGGCCGCTACGGTGCTTCCCTGAACCAGCGTTTCGGCATGGCACCCAACCAGGAAACCAACACCAAGCTGGTCAGTGACGTGTTGAGCGATGCGCTGACCCGAACCTTCAAGGATCCGACTCTGTCGCAGATACTCAGCGGTCAATAA
- the surE gene encoding 5'/3'-nucleotidase SurE, with protein MRILISNDDGVAAPGLAALHAALADYADCTVIAPDGDRSGASSSLTLDRPLHPCTLANGYISLNGTPTDCVHLGLNGLLPEVADLVVAGINMGANLGDDVLYSGTVAAALEGRFLARPAFAFSLLSRSPENMPTAAYFARKLVEAHEHLDLPPRTVLNVNVPNLPLERIRGVQLTRLGHRARAAAPVKVVNPRGKEGYWIAAAGDVEDGAEGTDFHAVMQGYVSVTPLQLDRTYQDGLNRLKPWLEGLMT; from the coding sequence ATGCGTATTCTGATTTCAAACGATGACGGCGTGGCCGCACCGGGCCTCGCCGCGTTGCACGCTGCGCTAGCCGATTACGCCGACTGCACGGTGATCGCTCCCGATGGGGATCGCAGCGGCGCGAGCAGTTCGCTGACGCTCGACCGCCCGTTGCATCCGTGTACCTTGGCCAATGGTTACATCAGCCTCAATGGTACGCCGACCGATTGTGTGCACCTGGGCCTCAATGGCTTGCTGCCCGAGGTCGCCGATCTGGTCGTGGCCGGTATCAACATGGGCGCCAACCTGGGTGATGACGTGCTGTATTCCGGTACTGTGGCGGCCGCCCTCGAAGGCCGTTTTCTGGCTCGGCCGGCATTTGCCTTTTCGCTGCTCTCGCGTTCGCCCGAGAACATGCCGACCGCCGCCTATTTCGCCCGAAAATTGGTCGAAGCCCATGAGCACCTCGACCTGCCACCGCGCACGGTCTTGAACGTCAATGTGCCAAACCTGCCGCTAGAACGTATCCGTGGCGTGCAACTGACCCGGCTCGGGCACCGCGCCCGCGCGGCAGCGCCAGTGAAGGTGGTCAATCCGCGTGGCAAGGAAGGCTACTGGATTGCCGCGGCCGGCGATGTCGAGGACGGCGCTGAAGGAACCGACTTCCATGCCGTGATGCAGGGTTACGTGTCGGTTACGCCATTGCAGCTCGATCGTACTTATCAGGATGGCCTGAACCGCCTCAAACCATGGCTGGAGGGGCTGATGACATGA
- a CDS encoding protein-L-isoaspartate(D-aspartate) O-methyltransferase, with the protein MTSQRTRERLIQRLYDEGLSNAQVLEVIRRTPRHLFVDEALAHRAYEDTALPIGHNQTISQPYMVARMSELLLAAGPLDKVLEIGTGSGYQTAILAQLVERVFTVERIQGLQERAKERLVKLSLRNVVFRWGDGWEGWPALAPYNGIIVTAAASEVPQALLDQLAPGGRLVIPVGTGDVQQLLLIIREEQGFSRHVLDAVRFVPLLNGPLA; encoded by the coding sequence ATGACCTCTCAGCGCACTCGCGAGCGCCTGATCCAGCGCCTTTACGATGAAGGCCTGTCGAACGCTCAGGTGCTCGAGGTGATTCGCCGCACGCCGCGCCACCTGTTCGTCGATGAAGCCCTGGCGCACCGAGCCTACGAAGACACGGCTCTGCCGATCGGCCATAACCAGACCATCTCGCAGCCCTATATGGTCGCGCGCATGAGCGAACTGCTGCTCGCCGCTGGCCCGCTGGACAAAGTGTTGGAGATTGGTACGGGGTCGGGGTACCAGACGGCGATTCTGGCTCAACTGGTCGAGCGGGTGTTCACGGTCGAGCGCATTCAGGGATTGCAGGAACGTGCCAAGGAACGTCTGGTCAAACTGAGCCTGCGCAACGTGGTGTTCCGCTGGGGTGATGGTTGGGAGGGCTGGCCTGCGCTGGCGCCCTACAACGGCATTATCGTGACGGCGGCTGCGTCCGAAGTGCCTCAGGCTCTACTGGATCAATTGGCTCCGGGGGGGCGTTTGGTCATCCCCGTCGGTACAGGCGACGTTCAACAACTGTTACTGATCATTCGCGAGGAACAGGGTTTCTCTCGGCACGTACTCGACGCAGTTCGGTTCGTGCCTCTGCTTAATGGCCCTCTGGCCTGA
- a CDS encoding CPXCG motif-containing cysteine-rich protein, protein MLETQDYQCPYCGEPVEAVLDLSAGDQQYIEDCPVCCRPIVFSLSTDGVDWQLDVRGEND, encoded by the coding sequence ATGCTGGAAACACAGGATTACCAATGCCCTTATTGTGGTGAGCCGGTCGAGGCTGTACTGGATCTATCGGCGGGGGATCAGCAGTACATCGAAGACTGCCCGGTGTGCTGCCGGCCGATCGTTTTCTCGCTCAGTACCGATGGTGTTGACTGGCAGCTGGATGTGCGAGGAGAGAACGACTGA
- a CDS encoding peptidoglycan DD-metalloendopeptidase family protein, with translation MSFTANQGRYSSGMLRNVLLLALLSTLLAGCASSNSGNVQVVDRNNAAAQRQPVTSGQYRVQRGDTLYSIAFRYGWDWKALAAHNAIPAPYMIRVGQVIRFGSGTASRPVATSSPSTSTPVVTTPSRPTAPVQAPPAQTTTRPSVPVAVTPATTPVEPVQRSASGWAWPASGAIIGRFSSNGSLNKGIDIAGELGQPVLAASGGSVVYAGSGLRGYGELVIIKHSDTYVSAYGHNRRLLVREGQQVKVGQQIAEMGSTGTDRVKLHFEIRRQGKPVDPMQYLPRR, from the coding sequence GTGAGTTTCACAGCCAATCAAGGGCGTTATTCCTCGGGCATGCTACGCAATGTGCTGCTTCTGGCGCTGCTGAGTACGCTGCTGGCCGGTTGCGCCAGCTCGAATTCCGGCAATGTACAGGTGGTGGATCGCAACAACGCTGCGGCGCAGCGTCAGCCGGTCACGTCTGGCCAATACCGCGTGCAACGAGGAGACACACTTTACTCCATCGCCTTTCGCTACGGCTGGGACTGGAAAGCACTGGCTGCCCACAACGCGATCCCGGCCCCTTACATGATCCGCGTCGGCCAGGTCATTCGCTTCGGCTCAGGCACTGCAAGCAGGCCTGTTGCGACGTCATCACCGTCTACCAGTACTCCCGTCGTGACTACGCCAAGCCGGCCAACCGCGCCGGTTCAGGCGCCTCCTGCACAGACCACTACACGGCCTTCTGTACCCGTTGCGGTGACGCCAGCGACCACGCCGGTGGAGCCTGTACAGCGCTCTGCATCGGGTTGGGCATGGCCGGCCAGTGGTGCGATTATCGGACGGTTTTCCTCAAACGGTAGTTTGAATAAAGGCATTGATATAGCCGGGGAATTGGGACAGCCTGTCCTTGCTGCGTCTGGTGGATCCGTTGTCTACGCCGGGAGTGGGTTACGGGGCTACGGTGAATTGGTGATCATCAAACACAGCGATACCTACGTGAGTGCCTACGGTCACAACCGAAGACTGTTAGTACGTGAGGGGCAGCAGGTCAAAGTCGGGCAACAGATTGCCGAGATGGGTTCCACGGGAACTGACCGGGTGAAGCTTCACTTCGAGATTCGCCGCCAGGGTAAGCCTGTAGATCCAATGCAATACCTGCCACGTCGTTGA
- a CDS encoding DUF368 domain-containing protein: MKKTLLLYAKGIAMGAVDVVPGFSGGTVALITGIYDKLLASFAAMPEAIMLFFRGRIKDAWQACNASFLLVVMLGILSSIFTLARAISYLMNEHPVPLWAFFFGLVLVSVYLVGREVSAWRTNRLVGFAIGLVFALWITLAVPMQLSADPLMLFIAGAIAISAMILPGISGSFILVLLGLYPVVLGAVKNFDLTVLAIFCAGCVLGLLMFSKVLSWLLAHMRDLTMAFLAGLMLGSLVKVWPWKQTLTWQTNRHGESFPLEQVNLLPWQFTEVSGDDAQLLLAITLSCCAIALVLGVEWLARRRQLEEV; this comes from the coding sequence ATGAAGAAAACCTTGTTGCTGTATGCCAAAGGGATAGCGATGGGCGCTGTCGACGTGGTGCCCGGATTCTCCGGCGGCACCGTTGCCCTGATCACCGGTATATACGACAAGCTTCTCGCCTCGTTCGCCGCCATGCCCGAAGCGATCATGCTGTTCTTTCGCGGACGCATCAAGGATGCCTGGCAGGCCTGTAACGCCAGCTTCCTGCTGGTCGTCATGCTTGGCATCCTCAGCAGTATTTTCACCCTGGCGCGGGCCATCAGCTACCTGATGAACGAACACCCGGTACCGTTGTGGGCGTTTTTCTTCGGCCTGGTACTGGTCTCTGTCTATCTGGTCGGACGTGAAGTCAGCGCCTGGCGAACCAACAGGTTGGTCGGCTTCGCGATAGGGCTGGTGTTTGCGCTGTGGATCACGCTCGCTGTGCCCATGCAGCTTTCCGCAGACCCGCTAATGCTGTTTATCGCCGGTGCCATCGCCATCAGTGCGATGATTCTGCCGGGCATCTCTGGCAGCTTCATTCTCGTGCTGCTAGGGCTTTATCCGGTGGTGCTGGGCGCGGTCAAGAATTTCGATCTGACGGTACTGGCGATATTCTGTGCAGGCTGCGTGCTGGGCTTGCTGATGTTCTCCAAGGTGCTGAGTTGGTTGCTGGCGCATATGCGCGATCTGACCATGGCTTTTCTGGCCGGCTTGATGCTCGGCTCGCTGGTAAAGGTATGGCCCTGGAAACAGACGCTTACCTGGCAGACCAACCGTCATGGGGAATCGTTTCCACTGGAGCAGGTCAATCTATTGCCTTGGCAGTTCACCGAAGTCAGCGGTGACGATGCGCAGCTACTACTGGCCATCACGCTGAGCTGCTGTGCCATTGCATTGGTGCTGGGTGTGGAATGGCTGGCGCGCCGCCGCCAATTGGAAGAAGTCTGA
- a CDS encoding Dps family protein: MAVARKPAAAKPKAKASAQKLKGDGLAINTSVDGAAREKVAEALTKAVADSYTLYVKTLGVHWNVQGSNFYGLHKLTDEQYNEIHQAADALAERIRALGKLAPTGGETFRALTVIDNEAPHKPTPQMIGELVKDNEAVARRMSEFAELAEEAGDLFSHDMLVARIGVHEQNAWMLRSSLGE; this comes from the coding sequence ATGGCCGTAGCACGCAAACCGGCAGCAGCAAAACCCAAGGCGAAAGCCAGCGCGCAGAAACTCAAGGGCGATGGCCTGGCCATCAATACCAGCGTCGATGGCGCTGCCCGCGAGAAGGTCGCTGAAGCACTGACCAAGGCGGTAGCGGATAGCTACACCCTGTACGTCAAGACCCTGGGCGTGCACTGGAACGTGCAAGGCTCGAACTTCTATGGCCTGCACAAACTGACCGACGAGCAGTACAACGAAATTCACCAGGCTGCCGACGCGCTTGCCGAACGTATTCGCGCATTGGGCAAGCTGGCGCCGACTGGTGGGGAAACCTTCCGTGCACTTACCGTCATCGACAACGAAGCCCCGCACAAACCAACGCCACAGATGATCGGCGAGCTGGTGAAGGACAACGAGGCGGTGGCACGACGCATGAGTGAGTTCGCCGAACTGGCGGAAGAAGCCGGTGATCTGTTCAGCCACGACATGCTGGTAGCGCGCATCGGCGTGCACGAGCAGAACGCCTGGATGCTGAGATCCAGCCTGGGTGAGTGA
- the truD gene encoding tRNA pseudouridine(13) synthase TruD, translated as MTELELLGPRAYGEPCGQAVLKAVAEDFQVDEVLDIELSGAGEHLWLWVEKRGLNTEEAAIRLARAAGVPVRMISYAGLKDRQALTRQWFSLHLPGKSDPDLGKAHDETLVILKQVRHSRKLQRGAHAANGFILRLTALQADQAALDERLKTIAAQGIPNYYGAQRFGFEGGNVAHARHFAERKELPEKRNVRSRVLSAARSFLFNRVLAERVAAGTWNHAQPGDLLAFTDSRSFFAAGEAECQDPRLAQLDLHPTGPLWGEGASPAGGATQRLEQSIGDAELQLAIWLAEAGMAHERRILRLPISGLTWHYPEPDILQLEFVLPAGCFATALVREIVDLLPAGQTDNPCVF; from the coding sequence ATGACCGAACTGGAACTGCTTGGCCCGCGGGCCTATGGCGAGCCCTGTGGACAGGCCGTACTTAAGGCGGTCGCCGAGGATTTTCAGGTCGACGAAGTGCTGGATATCGAATTGTCCGGCGCAGGTGAGCATCTGTGGCTGTGGGTCGAGAAGCGTGGCCTGAATACCGAGGAGGCGGCTATCCGCCTGGCGCGTGCCGCCGGAGTACCGGTGCGGATGATCAGCTATGCCGGGCTGAAGGATCGCCAGGCGCTGACTCGGCAGTGGTTCAGTCTGCATTTGCCCGGCAAGAGTGATCCCGATCTTGGCAAGGCTCACGACGAAACCCTGGTGATCCTCAAGCAGGTGCGCCACTCGCGAAAGTTGCAGCGCGGCGCCCATGCTGCCAATGGTTTCATCCTGCGCCTGACTGCATTGCAGGCCGATCAGGCAGCGCTGGACGAGCGTCTGAAAACCATCGCGGCCCAGGGCATCCCCAATTACTACGGCGCTCAGCGTTTCGGCTTCGAAGGCGGCAACGTCGCCCATGCCCGGCATTTTGCCGAGCGCAAGGAACTGCCGGAAAAACGCAATGTGCGTTCGCGGGTGCTTTCGGCCGCGCGCAGCTTTCTATTTAACCGGGTATTGGCCGAGCGAGTCGCCGCCGGAACCTGGAACCATGCGCAACCCGGCGACCTGCTGGCGTTCACCGACAGTCGCAGTTTCTTCGCCGCTGGTGAGGCCGAATGCCAGGATCCCCGTCTGGCCCAGCTGGACTTGCATCCGACAGGGCCGTTGTGGGGCGAGGGCGCATCGCCAGCAGGCGGAGCTACCCAACGTCTCGAACAGAGCATTGGCGATGCCGAGCTGCAACTGGCCATATGGCTCGCAGAAGCGGGCATGGCGCACGAACGTCGTATCCTGCGCCTCCCCATTAGCGGTTTGACGTGGCATTATCCCGAGCCTGACATTCTGCAACTGGAATTCGTCCTGCCGGCTGGATGTTTCGCCACTGCTCTAGTGCGCGAAATCGTCGACCTTTTGCCTGCAGGGCAGACGGACAACCCATGCGTATTCTGA